From a single Kitasatospora azatica KCTC 9699 genomic region:
- a CDS encoding hemerythrin domain-containing protein, whose amino-acid sequence MQPHLLSVPAQRGPSEAVPAVRPVRFAGIRLVHAALRRDLARIPTALRLLQPGDETTAAALQRHWDFLTAMLTCHHEQQDVRLWPLLRRFAPELRLLVNWLEDDHHNLDHSFTRTTTLMRVGTRDPASAWPVAYAVEELAARLETHLRIEEEQVLPVMGELLSAQSRVGTLGELLDLLRLAEGPGAPDALAWLLEGVAAEQVDALLAECDDLTVRQWPHWQAVYARCSEQLWGAVPTGE is encoded by the coding sequence ATGCAGCCGCATCTGCTGTCCGTCCCCGCCCAGCGCGGCCCCAGTGAGGCGGTGCCGGCCGTGCGCCCTGTCCGTTTCGCCGGTATCCGCCTCGTCCACGCCGCCCTGCGCCGGGACCTCGCCCGCATTCCCACCGCCCTCCGGCTGCTGCAGCCCGGGGACGAGACGACCGCTGCCGCGCTGCAACGGCACTGGGACTTCCTCACCGCGATGCTCACCTGCCACCACGAGCAGCAGGACGTCCGGCTCTGGCCGCTGCTGCGCCGCTTCGCGCCCGAACTGCGACTGCTGGTCAACTGGCTGGAGGACGACCACCACAACCTGGACCACTCCTTCACCCGCACCACCACGCTGATGCGGGTCGGCACCCGGGACCCGGCCAGCGCCTGGCCGGTTGCCTACGCGGTCGAGGAGTTGGCCGCCCGCCTGGAGACCCACCTGCGGATCGAGGAGGAGCAGGTGCTTCCCGTGATGGGCGAGCTGCTCTCCGCGCAGTCCCGGGTCGGCACCCTGGGCGAGCTGCTCGACCTGCTGCGACTGGCCGAGGGGCCCGGCGCGCCGGATGCGCTGGCCTGGCTGCTGGAGGGCGTGGCGGCCGAGCAGGTCGATGCGCTGCTGGCCGAGTGCGACGATCTGACGGTTCGCCAGTGGCCGCACTGGCAGGCGGTCTACGCGCGGTGCTCGGAGCAGCTGTGGGGCGCGGTGCCGACCGGGGAGTGA